The Acropora muricata isolate sample 2 chromosome 7, ASM3666990v1, whole genome shotgun sequence genomic interval CTCCAGCACAACGCCAGTCGAAGATCCAAACTTTTTAATTAGGCTTCTGACGCTGACGATGCCAAGTTTAGCAGGTTACTGACCTTGGTGTAGCCTTATTTGTGAATTTGACATTGTGCATGCGATACTTCGCTTGGTTGTTTGTCACTCGAAGGATATTTCTTTCGCTCAGACCTGCGAAGCCAGCTGCGGCTCGACTTCTCAGTTTTTTACAACTTTTGCTTGATCAAATTTAGTTGCAACAACACTTGCTATCGACGACTTCTTAACTACTTTCTTCCATCAAAATACAGTGTTGGGGTAGAATGAGGTCCAAGGTGCAAGCTATCTCTTTGGCGCCAATAGCGCACCACTGCATTCCTCTGTTCGCGTGTGCGTTCTGCCACGGGCACGTTAAACTTTCCTTGTACCAGCAGCAACAGCGTCTCGTAAGCCTCGTCGCTTAATGGATGAAAATATGCCCCTTTCTTTTCTGCTCCGAAACTGCAACAACAGAGCATAAACAAGCTCATAAAGGCTAACATCCATCTGTATGCCATATCAGCTATTTCCATGGGAAAACTACGAAGTGCAATGAAACAGAGGAATTCTAGCTCTCGCGTTGCACGTGACGTcagaaaaactaaaattaaaaagtttgaGTTTTTACCTTCGACGGGTCAAAGACATTTTAAAGAAAtatctgttagtctgtttttAGCTCGGTAGCAtgctttgttttgaaaatagagCAGTTTGAATGTTGAGTTTTTTACAATGCGTGACATCTGTATTGCTTCTAAGAGACATGTCACGTGCACGAAAATATCATTTCGCCTTGAATTTTAGAGTTCTGAATGACCAGTATGTTAAGGCAAGTGTCCATGCGATTGATTTCTAGCAGAGAGAGGAAATGCTTTCAGAGACCCAAAGTAAACTCCAGAGTCTAATTCTGATTTGCGTGATACTTCTGTGACGTGCAAGCCAAGAACAGCTGAGAGAAAAGCCGGTTCCAAGGCGTCAAATCGGCCACCCAAAAAGCTACCCAAAAGTTAGTCAAAAACGACTTGAAACCATTCTGATTGATTGGtttgaaaacattttgatgGGCCTGCGCGACTCCTGCAGTTCGCTGATGGAGTGTTCTTTTTGCCGCGATGGCAACCAGACAATGTTGTCGGTTGTAAATAAACCATCAGCAGTGCGGATTCTAATACTGAGAAGTAAGAGTGTTAGCTGGTGGTTGAGTTTATGTATATCATGTAAACCCGTTGCTTGGATCGAAATTTGCCTCCTCTTTTCGTATTGGCGTATAGGTCTTAacggtttcgagttcaatttggaaataatttgcacAAGTGAGTTTCTGTCTTGAAATGGTGTTCAACGTACCCCGACTTTTAGCCGCGATTGTATTTTTTCCTGTGACTACCCCCcctaaaaaaaatatctcatgAGAACTAGTAGCGAGTCACTTAGAGCCTCCATCTTCCTTACTCACCCTTGAACTCAACCATTTTGCGCATCTTTATATTTTTACCAGGAGTTATTTCCCCTCTGTTCACTCATGCACTCCTTCATTGCTAGGCAAGCTGTGGGATCTCCGAAATAACAACTGCGAGAAGCGTGGAGATGTAAGCGTTTTTTTTTCGTACTCTCAGTTTAGTAGTCACGTCATATAATTTCTACCAAACGGCCTATTCAAAGGGTATTTGaaagtttattacaaagtgcgacaacttgtttattacaaagtgcgacagcttaatttattacaaagtgcgacaacttgttattacaaagtgcgacagctattttattacaaaatacgacaagtgttattacaaagtgcgacaggtattacaaagtgcgatggttattacaaagtgcgacaaaACACTCCCCCCTTATGCACCGCAAGCAATAATCAAGACGCAGCGAAGCGTTTTTGTAAACTTCATAATCTAGAAGTCCTGCAAGATATTGTTTTGTTTCGGTCTTGAAACTAACGCTATTTTTGGGACCGGGACAGAGCTGGTGCATTATTTAGACGCTGACCGAGAGGAGGATTTCACCACTCTCCCCAGGCCTAGCCTGGAATAAAAGGCTTGGTTTCAAGgtttaaagttttcaagttttcaattgCGACCAAACATGGGTAAAAAAGGCATGGATTCACTAAGAAGATTGCCTAATATTCGACCGGATTTCTTGCCACTGCATGCAAACTTTAGGTTCTTGTTTACGAAATATTATCAAAATGCTAGCAAATCATCTCTTGGAATTGTGACTTTATTTGTAAGCGTGAAGGAACATATCAATCCCCTGGAATCAGCTCATTATTAGAATTATGTTGTGTTTTGAGGACTTTTCttactttaaccctttcacttccaaggggttccccattgacgaataaaatagtctggcgttagacagagtaaaatctataagtagccCTGTGGGGCCATCCGGGAGTGAAAGGGCATGGTTAAAGTACGTTAGGCCTAGCTAGCTAGGCATCTTTGCAAGATTGTAAAAGGATCATGCTGCATGCAAAATTAGCTCGAATCATGGTAAAAATGGAACAACCTTTTTTGCGATTATGCACGAGTCATATATCATTCACCTTCCTAGGAAAGAGGAAAACGTGTCCGTTTAATAGAGAAGAGCACAGTAGCCGTGCTACGATATAAAGCGAAGGATTTAAAATCCGGACCATCTGGGTTCAAGTTAAGAGCGAAGCTCTAAGCTTGAGGAGAATTCTGTTCTGATCCAGCTACTCGACTGCACTTTTAAGGTCACATGGTTTCCTTGATTACAAGCCTATGGAGATTTCCCTGGTCAACTCATTTACCAAGCTGCTGATAGATCCTAGCAgctcaaaatgccaaaaagatatgGAATTAAATTTCGAGTAAAATTATGGTCTCGCTAAGCTCATGCCAAATCCCTGggaatcgtttttcttttttctttttcccgtGATGAAAAAAAGATGTTGAGTCTTATTTCCCCTAACAATATGAATAATTTTGTTCTGCCTCAAACTACTGGAGCACTAGTACATTCTCACGCCCTGTTTTGGAGAGAACAGAAATCACAGAACTAAACAAGTTATCTCAAATTAAAACGGTTATTTTTGTAGCGAGAGGTAAACCGTAACATTGGAGGAAACTTTTTCGCGTGGCTCTTGATTTGAAAGTCTTTCTTCGCTTTCGATCATTCTTTTACATACCTGATTTGAGTTTACTGGCTTAATTAAGATATtcagtctgtttttttttttcttgtttcattgtAAATTATTACTTGGAATTTTGCTTGCATGGTTCATAATTCAGTTTACTGAAAAAGTATCGCTATAGTATTTCAAGTAGCCACAATTGTGCTTCGGTTCTGTCTTCAATCATCGAAATAattcattaaagaaaaaaatctcattTTCGAGCTCAGTTGAATGATATGCATGATCCCTTTCAGCGATAACGATCCATTTGTATTACAAGACGCGTAGTGAAattgtaaaaattgaaaaattatgcCTGCTCTGCGAGCCTACAATATCGGAGAAAGCCGAGTGGAGCATGGCTCTTTTTATTGATGTGTACAAAATTGAtgtgtacaaaaaaaaaaagaaaaagaaaaaacaaacaaagaaaaacagaagtGATAATGAAATACTGTAAATTCTCCTAGTTTGCAAATTTTGCAGATAAGCTTAAGCCACACAAGGGGTTTTCTACCAAAAGGGGTTAAAATCATTTGAGTTCATTGGTGAAAGTGCAAAATGCTGTATGTAAACGATTTGTCAACTCTCCGTCAGTAACAGATGAAGgggaaacaacaaataaacTGCACCCACATGATCTTGAGTCtttacaatgaaaattattaatTGACTCTGCGTCAACTGCAGCTCAAAAGCATAACAAAACTTATTTTGCGAAAAATAATTGCACTGATATCTATGGATTTGATATGTTTTATATCTTGAAAGGTGTTTTGAGTTAGCTCCATGTTGGCTGGTTCTGCAAAGCTTGCCAGTTGCGTGTTTAGAaattcattttctctttcaatCGCATTGAGCTGGAGCTGTCTAATTTAAGCTGGATTTCTTTTGTCAATTATTCGCAAAAGCCTTCTAAATTTTTGCATATGACATGTCGCTGAAGTCCCTTTCAGCCGACCCTGCGCAGCAGGTTTATTTCCTTCTTGGCCTCGTTCCATAGTTTTAGAACAGTTATTTCAAAGTGGATCTTATCGATATGATCTTTACCGATATGCTCCCTCCTTATGGACTGCAAGCAGTAATCAAGACGCAGCGAAGCGTTTATGTAAACTTCATAATCTAGAAGTCCTGCAATAGCGTTAGATATTGTTTTGTTTCGGTTTTGAAACTAGCGCCATTTTTGGGACCGAAACAGAGCTGCTGCATTATTTGGACGCTGACCAAGAGGACAATTTCACCATTCTCCCCAGGCCTAGCCCGGAATAAAAAGATTGGTTTCTAGGTTTTCAGTTGCTACCAAACAAGGGTGAAAAAGGTATGGATTCACTAAGAATATATTCGACCAGATTTCTTGCCACTGTATGCAAACTTTAGGTTCATGTTTACTAAATGTTATCACAGCAAATAATCTCTTGGAATTGcgattttatttctatttaagCATGAAGGAACAACTCAGTTTCCTGGAATCTGCTCagtattgaaattgtgttgtgttttgaggacttttcttcttttttacgttcgcgccaaaatcttcctacggtgagattttcttcatttctcgcctacagttagttgataaagtacttcctccaaaaataaaaaaaaaatgggggtcaccgactttgtttcggagaaaatggcagtggaaaaatgccttaatttcgataaatcggtcataataacgagatgtagtctcctctgctaatccatcgaaaatcctaaaaataacccgttagagtgaaggtttctgtgcataggttcttagggatgggattttaagataatttcatgccgctagggatgtcgtaaacagtagagttcatccttgacgagcgttttcataagttctatcaattacaacctctaccggaattcgatggcacgaggaaagaaaatttaaaaaaaaagataacttcttacggtgagatttttttctttttatcatattttgtagatagtaagtagagtaagtgattcatgatttaaaaaataggggtcaccgatgatcccaaggagtaaactcggcctgaaattttttccccggtgtttttgacgccatgtttatcttcaggacctgtcaatcgtagtgatgcgtgacatattgcagtcgcgttacctgcgcagaagggttgcgcacaaacaattagcgcgaacgtccttaagaaaCCAAGGTAGCAGCATTGACCCTTCTTCAACAGATAGTTGAAGTTCGTTAGGCCTAGGCATCTTTGCAAGATTGTACAAGGATCAAGATGCAGTAAAATTAGATCGAATCACGTTAAAAATGGAACAACCTTTTATATTTGCGATTATGCACGAGTCACTTATCATTCATCTTCGTAGGAAAGAGGAAAACGTGTCCGTTTAGTAGAGAAGAGCACTAAGTAGCCGCGCTACGATATAAAGCACAGGACCTAAAATCTGGATGATTTGGGTTCAAGTTAAGAGCCAAGCTCCAAGCTCGGGCAGAACTCCAGTTAATCGACTGCGCTTTTAAGGTCACATGGTTTCCTTGAATACATGCTTGTGAAGATTTCCCTGGTCAAGTCACTTAACAAGCTGCTGATAGATCCCAGCAactcaaaatgccaaaaagatatgGAGTTAAGTTTCCAGTAAAATGATGGTCTCGCTAAGCTCATGACAAATCCCTCAGaatctttttgtttatttattttttttttctttttttccgtgATGAAAAAAGACTTTGAGTCTTATTTGATGTAAGAATATGAATAATTTTGTTCTGCCTCAAACTACTGAAGCACTAGTATATTCTCACACCCTGTTTTGGAGAGAACAGAAATCACAGAACTACACAAGTAATCTCAAATGAAATCGGTGGTTTTGGGTGCGAGAGGCAAACCGGAACATTGGAGGAAAATTTTTCGCCGGCGTGGCTCTTGATCTTAAAGTCTTCCTTCGCTTCTGATCATTCTTTTACATAACTGATTTAAGTTTACTGGCTTGAttaagaaattcatttttttttttttcattttgaattaTTACTTGGAATTTTGCTTACACGGTTCATAATATTTGCTGAATAAATATCACCACAGCATTTCAAGTAGCCACAATTGTGGTTCGGTTCTGTCTTCAATGGAAATAATTCAGTGATGAAAAAAATCTCCTCATATGCATTTTCGAGCTCAGTTGAATGATATGCATGATCTCTTTCATCGACAACGATTCATTTGTATTTCAAGACGCGTAGTGAAATTGTAAAAATATGTTCGTTGAAATTATAACATGGCTCTTTTCACTGCAGCAATGATGTATACAAAACACTACAGAAGTGATAGTTAAATATTGTAAATTCTTATAGTTTTTAAATATTGCAGGTGAGCTTAAGCCACACAAGGGTTTTCTGCCACAGaggttgaaatcatttcatTGGTGAAAGTGCAAAATGCTGGATGCAAACGTTTTCTCAACTCTCCGACAGTAACAGATGAGAGGCAAACATCAAATAAACTGCACTTGCATCATGTTGAGTCtttacaatgaaaatgaattcaaCTCTGCGTCAATTGCAGCTCAAAAGCCCTTATGGATAAGAACATTTATTTTGCGAAACATAATTGCACTGATATCTACGGATTTGATATGTTTTACATCTTGAAAGGTGTTTTGAGTTAGCCCTATGCTGGCTGGTGCTGCAAAAGCAAGAAGATTCAGGTTTTGGTGAGGGGGATGGGGAAGATATAGGTATTAAGGATATTGAAATCCAATACAAAGGCGTCCTTTTGATTACCGAGATACATGTAAGGTATTCCTGTTGTTCTTGCTATTGttgttcctcttcttcttcttcttcctcttcttctttttctctttattcttctatttctttttttttttattttccttctttgtcATTCATTTGTGACACTATACGGGATAActaacaatttgttttttgttggtaTACAAAACGTGATGCGCAAATGTCAGATCAGTTCATAAACATAGTTACAGGCAAGTACCCAATGTTCCTCTGTATAAAGTCATTCAAGTCAGACTGGTGGATAAAGCTTTTAAGGATAACTGGTTCAATTAAACCCATGATTTGAATCTAGATAGAGCCCAACTTGTAGAGCTTTTGTTGTTGGCTACTACGAAACAACTTGATGGCAATTTGTATGAACAGTTTGACGGCGTTGCAATGGGCTCACCACTTTGACCATTGATAGCCAACAGTTTTCTGTGTTCCATTGAAGAACGATTGGATGAGCAAGGATTGATTCCATGTTATTACAGAAGGTACGTGGATGATGCTTTGGTTATTATGCCTGATTTGAAAGCTGAGGAAGATTTCTTGACGACTCTCAATAAACCCCATTCAGATACAAAGTTTGCAAGGGAATTGATCGTCGATGATTAGTTATCTTTCCTTGGAATGGACATCATTAAGAATGAAAAtaaacttaaccctttcccgtccaagggtctccccattgacgagtaaaatcgtctggcgttagacagagtaagatctataagtgccctgagcgctcattcggaagttaaggggttaagcttGATACTAGTGTTAACAGAAAACCTACTACCACAGGATAATTGCTATTACATTTTGATAGttacgttgaaaaaaaaaagtaagtcGTGTTTGATCAAGACCATGATCTATAGGGCTTACCGATTACCTTTACACCTGAAACTTTAAGTAGTGAACGTGTGAAGCTTGGAGccattttttcaaagttaggTTATCCTAGTGTCTTAATTGAATCGTATTTTTCTAGCTTTTTTTGATAATATTGACTAGGAATCCAATAACGATAATGTTCATAAGAAGGCCAAGGACGATAACGATGTTGGACTCCTGTTACGTATTTCTTTGCCCTTTCAGAACCAGAGTTCGGCGAGTATGGTGAAGGAGCAGTTGAGATGGTTAAGTTCCAACATCGGTATCGACATTCAACTTGTCTTTTGCTGTAAACCTACTCAACAGATTCTTCGGCCAAAGGAGAAGAAGCCTGATTTAGTTAGCAATTAATGCGTTGTGTATCATATTAAGTGTAATCAATGTGATGTTGATTATGTAGGCTTTACTACAAGGTACTTGCATCAAAGCATCCAGGAACATAGGTATTCTGCCACAGGCAAGCATCTTACAAATATCCATGGTGGGTATTGACACCTCTAGTTTAACTGCTTACCATCATaatcaagaaaaacaaacgGGAATAGAAGACGACAGACAAGCTCGGCAAGCTCGATCTTACGGTCTACGCGGGTTTCAACAAGAAGATGAGTTGAAGGTCGAGATTACCTTGGATACGAAGTTTCCTTCACGTCGAGCTTAaaaaagattttggtttatttgCGATTATCTTGCAAGTATCTCggacaaataaaaaattaactAAACTTCAAACCTCTATAATATTGTTGTAGTTAATTCTTTAAACAATACGGATTAATGCCTATATCTTTTATTCTTTGAACAGACCAGTTCGGTTTTTTTCCTCAACAACTGGTTTCTGAAGTAGAAGGCCTAAACGCCGCGTGTCGCATTCTGTAACTTTGATTGGTGGGTGAATTTATCATAGGAGTTGTAACCCAATGCAATCGAAGCAGAGACACTGAATTTTGTGAGTTAAGAACAACTTCTTGAGAATCCTCAGTCCTTGTGAGCTTTCCTCCAGTGCTGGCAGACTGAACAGCCAGTTGTTGCCATCTTTTACACAGCAAAATTTTGCGGAATTCTCTTCGGAAAGCAGGATTCATGCCAGCATATATGAATGGGTTAATGGTGTTGGAGAGGTAGAAGAGAAACATAGAGAACAGCTCTACGTTTCGAGGCATCTTGCTAACGAGACGAAATCGCCGTAAACAAACAATGATCCAAAACGGAATCCAGCAGATCATAAAGGCAAATACAACGGCGAAGAGGGACTTACTGAGTTTGATTTCATGTGCACTGAATTTGCTCCTTTGACTAAATTGTCGTCCTATTGCCACTCGGGCGCTGGAGCGTCGTTCTAGCGTCACAGATGCCAATGCATTGTGTTGCCGGATCATCTTGGCGACTTTTGCGTAGCAGAATATCGTTGCCGTCAACGGTATTAAGCAAAAAAAAGGGATGACTATGGCATAGTGAATCTTCTTGCCAAATTCGCTGAGGTGTATAAGAGAGCACTGACCGTATCCAGAAACAAAGTCGTATCTCTGTAGGCCTGACAGTCGAGGAACGGCAATGTAGCACGCGACAAACACCCACAAAAATACCAGTAACATGCGAGATTTCTTCATGGAAAACCATTTCTTGTATTGTTTATCCGATTTACACATTCTCGTATAACGGTTTACTGCTGTCAAGCCCATGGTCAGGGAAGAAACGTAAATGGCAAACATGCTGACGAAAGCATGAAGTTCACAAATGGCGTCGCCATAAATCCATTTGCCAGAAATTAATACTCCAGTACTTAAGGGCATCACGATAAGCGCAGAAATTATGTCACTCAGAGCCAATGCGATGATATACAAGTTTGTCGCAGTTCTTAGCCGTTTGTTCGTGTAAGCTGAGATAAAAATCAAGATGTTTCCAGCCAGAGACAGAACATTTAAGATTATAAGCGATGCAACTTCAACAACTATTACTGAAAGACTGCGAGAACTCAAGTCATTCGACATTTTTGAGCACCCTCTGCCGGTGAGAGCCGCTAAACGTTTTACCATCGAAATCTCGCCTGCTTTAGTGGGCAACCTTACCAGTTGCGTATATATTAATTAAGAaattcattttctctttcaatTGCATTGAGCTGGAGCTGTCAAATTGAAGCTGGATTTCTTTTGCCAAAAATTCACAAAAGCCTTCTAAATTTGTACATATGAGATATCGCTGAAGTCCCTTTCAGCCGCCCCTGCAGCAGGCTTCTTTCCTTCTTGGCCTCGTTCCATAATTTTAGAATAGTTACTTCGAACGGGATCTATATTGATATGATCTTTACCGATATGCTCTCCCCTTATGCACCGCAAGCAATAATCAAGACGCAGCGAAGCGCGCGTTTTTGTGAACTTATAATCTAGAAGTTCTTCAAGAGCGTTAGATATTGTTTTGTTTCGGTCTTGAAACTAGCGCTATTTTTGGGACCGGTACAGAGCTGCTGCATTATTTAGACGCTGACCGAGACGACTATTTCACCATTCTCCCTAGGCCTAGCCTGGAATAGAAAGCTTGGTTTCTAAGTTTTCAATTGCGACCAAACATGGGTGAAAAAGGCATGGATTTTATTGGTGAAAGTGCAGAATGCTGCATGTAAACGATTTGTCAACTCTCCGTTAGTAacagatttttttcttattttcattgcttgatAAGGACGTAAGTCGAAAcgtcggtttttttttttgtttcttaccGTTTTATCGCAATGTTTTTTAGTGAAGTTATACACAAATCTCTTCTTATTaaaaagtgaaagcaaaataGCTGCAAAATGGCGCTTAACCTTGAATAACTGGTTCTCAAAGGGTGTATGCGTAAGTCACCGTATTATACACCGTTCCGAACTTAACTGCTTACCAtaagcaagaaaaacaaacgGGAATAGAAGAAGACAAGCAAGCTAGCCAAAATCAATCCCAGGGTCTTAACGGTTTTCAACATGAAGCTTAGTTTAGGTCGAGATAACCCTGCATACAAAGTTGACCTCACGTCAAGTTTAAAAGAGATTTTGCtaaatttttttgtgattatttTAGAAGTATCTtggacaaataaaaaaaaatcaattgtaCTTCAAAGCTCTATTATACTGTTGTCGTTAGTTCTTTAAACAATACTGATCAATGCTCTTATCTTTTTCTCTTTGAATAGACGAGTTCGGTTTTCCTCATCAACAGGTGGTTTCTGAAGTAGGAGGTCCAAACTCCACGTGCCGCATTCTGTAAATTCGATTGGAGGGTGAATTTAAGTTAGGAGTTGCAACTCCGTGCAATCGAAGCAACGACACTGAATTTTGTGAGTTAAAAGCAATGTCTTGAGGATCCTCAGTCCTTGTGAGCTTTCCTTCAGTGCTAGCAGACTGAACAGCCAGTTGTCGCCATCttttacacaacaaaatttTGCGGAATTCTCTTCGGAAAGCAGGATTCATGCCAGCATATATGAACGGGTTTATTGTGCTGGAGATGCCGAAGAGGATAGAAGAGAGGAGCTCTACGTTTCGAGGCATCTTGCCAACGAGATTCGGAAATCGCCGTAGAAAAACAATGATCCAAATCGGAATCCAGCATATCATAAAGGCAAATACAACGGCGAAGAGGGACTTACTGAGGTTGATTTCATGTGCACTGAATTTGCTCCTTCCACTCAATTTTCTCCGAGCTATCACTCGGGCGTTGGAGCGTCGCTCAAGCGTCGCAGAGGCCGAATTATTGTGTTGCCGGATCATCTTGCCGACTTTTGCGTAGCAGAATATCGTTGCAGTCATAGGTGTTAGGAAAAAAAGTACGACGACTATACCGTAGTGAATCTTCTTCCCTAATTCGCTGAGGTGCATAACAGAGCACGCAGCGTATCCGGGAACAAAGTCGTATCTCTGTAGGCCTACCAGTCGAGGAATGCCGGTGTAGCACCCAACAAACACCCACAAAAGTACCAGTAACATGCGAGATTTCTTCATGGAAAACCATTTCTTGTATTGTTTATCCGATTTACACATTCTCGTATAACGGTTTACTGCTGTCAAGCCCATGGTCACCGAAGAAACGTAAACGGTAAACATGCTGACGAAAGCATGAAGTTGACAAATGGCGTCGCCATAAATCCATTTTCCGGAAATCAATACACCAGTAGTTAAAGGCATCAGAAGTACAGCGGACATTAAGTCACTCAGAGCCAATGCGATGATGTACAAATTTGTCGCCGTTCTTAGCCGTTTGTTCGTGTAAGCTGAGGTAAGAGTCAAGATGTTTCCAGCCAGAGACAGAACATTTAAGAGTATAAGC includes:
- the LOC136922404 gene encoding melatonin receptor type 1C-like, which encodes MVKRLAALTGRGCSKMSNDLSSRSLSVIVVEVASLIILNVLSLAGNILIFISAYTNKRLRTATNLYIIALALSDIISALIVMPLSTGVLISGKWIYGDAICELHAFVSMFAIYVSSLTMGLTAVNRYTRMCKSDKQYKKWFSMKKSRMLLVFLWVFVACYIAVPRLSGLQRYDFVSGYGQCSLIHLSEFGKKIHYAIVIPFFCLIPLTATIFCYAKVAKMIRQHNALASVTLERRSSARVAIGRQFSQRSKFSAHEIKLSKSLFAVVFAFMICWIPFWIIVCLRRFRLVSKMPRNVELFSMFLFYLSNTINPFIYAGMNPAFRREFRKILLCKRWQQLAVQSASTGGKLTRTEDSQEVVLNSQNSVSLLRLHWVTTPMINSPTNQSYRMRHAAFRPSTSETSC
- the LOC136922406 gene encoding melatonin receptor type 1A-like — its product is MSNALSSRSLSITVVEVTSLILLNVLSLAGNILTLTSAYTNKRLRTATNLYIIALALSDLMSAVLLMPLTTGVLISGKWIYGDAICQLHAFVSMFTVYVSSVTMGLTAVNRYTRMCKSDKQYKKWFSMKKSRMLLVLLWVFVGCYTGIPRLVGLQRYDFVPGYAACSVMHLSELGKKIHYGIVVVLFFLTPMTATIFCYAKVGKMIRQHNNSASATLERRSNARVIARRKLSGRSKFSAHEINLSKSLFAVVFAFMICWIPIWIIVFLRRFPNLVGKMPRNVELLSSILFGISSTINPFIYAGMNPAFRREFRKILLCKRWRQLAVQSASTEGKLTRTEDPQDIAFNSQNSVSLLRLHGVATPNLNSPSNRIYRMRHVEFGPPTSETTC